One genomic region from Halococcus qingdaonensis encodes:
- the serA gene encoding phosphoglycerate dehydrogenase, with protein sequence MKVLVTDPIAEPGLTRLREAGHTVETAYDAEGDALFEAIADASALVVRSGTEVTAELLDAAPDLAIVGRAGIGVDNIDIDAATERGVIVANAPEGNVRAAAEHTVAMTFAAARSIPQAHARLKAGEWAKGDYLGTELDGATLGIVGFGRVGQEVAKKLDSLGMELVAYDPYISEERAANLGAELVELDDCLARADVLTMHTPLTPETEDLVGEEELERLGDGYLVNCARGGVVDERALAAAVDDGTLAGAAIDVFADEPLDEDSPLLRADDVIVTPHLGASTHAAQKNVATDIADQVLSAVRGEPVMNALNAPSMDASAFPRVEPYLDIASTAGKIATQLLDGRVEGVEVTYAGDIAGEEVDLVTASALQGVFEPLEWQVNAVNAPRIAEERGIDVTESKTHTAADFQSLVTVTVQNGGTEIGVCGTLFAGEDPRIVRIDGFRVDAIPSGHMLVARNEDEPGLIGFIGTVLGDADVNIAGMFNARETIGGEALSVYNLDEPVTDELRERLEADERVIDTTYIALNGTE encoded by the coding sequence ATGAAGGTACTCGTCACGGACCCCATCGCCGAGCCGGGCCTCACACGCCTGCGCGAGGCTGGCCATACCGTCGAAACGGCCTACGACGCCGAAGGTGACGCTCTTTTCGAAGCGATCGCCGACGCGAGCGCGCTCGTCGTCCGCTCGGGCACTGAGGTCACGGCCGAGCTGCTCGATGCCGCCCCCGATCTCGCGATCGTCGGCCGGGCGGGCATCGGCGTCGACAACATCGACATCGACGCCGCCACCGAGCGGGGCGTCATCGTCGCCAACGCCCCCGAGGGCAACGTCCGCGCGGCCGCCGAGCACACCGTCGCGATGACGTTCGCCGCCGCGCGCTCGATCCCGCAAGCCCACGCCCGTCTCAAGGCCGGCGAGTGGGCCAAGGGCGACTATCTGGGGACGGAACTCGACGGCGCGACGCTCGGCATCGTCGGCTTCGGCCGCGTCGGCCAGGAGGTCGCGAAGAAGCTCGACAGCCTCGGCATGGAGCTCGTCGCCTACGATCCCTACATCTCCGAGGAGCGTGCCGCGAACCTCGGTGCGGAGCTCGTCGAGCTCGACGACTGCCTCGCGCGCGCGGACGTCCTGACGATGCACACGCCGCTGACGCCCGAGACGGAGGATCTCGTCGGCGAGGAAGAGTTGGAGCGGCTCGGCGACGGCTATCTCGTCAACTGCGCGCGCGGTGGCGTCGTCGACGAACGCGCGCTCGCGGCCGCCGTCGACGACGGCACGCTCGCGGGTGCGGCCATTGACGTCTTCGCCGACGAACCGCTCGACGAGGACAGCCCGCTCCTGCGCGCCGACGACGTAATCGTGACGCCCCATCTCGGCGCGAGCACGCACGCCGCCCAGAAGAACGTCGCCACCGACATCGCCGACCAGGTCCTTTCGGCCGTCCGCGGCGAGCCGGTGATGAACGCGCTCAACGCGCCCTCGATGGACGCGAGCGCGTTCCCCCGCGTCGAGCCGTATCTCGACATCGCCTCCACGGCGGGCAAGATCGCCACGCAGCTGCTCGACGGGCGCGTCGAGGGTGTCGAAGTCACCTACGCCGGCGACATCGCGGGCGAAGAGGTCGATCTCGTGACCGCGAGCGCCCTTCAAGGAGTCTTCGAGCCGCTCGAATGGCAGGTCAACGCCGTCAACGCCCCGCGCATCGCCGAGGAGCGCGGCATCGACGTGACCGAATCGAAGACCCACACCGCCGCCGATTTCCAGTCGCTCGTGACCGTCACGGTCCAGAACGGCGGCACGGAGATCGGCGTCTGCGGCACGCTGTTCGCCGGCGAGGACCCGCGCATCGTTCGGATCGACGGCTTCCGCGTCGACGCGATCCCGTCGGGCCACATGCTCGTCGCGCGCAACGAGGACGAGCCCGGTCTGATCGGTTTTATCGGAACCGTGCTGGGCGACGCGGACGTCAACATCGCGGGCATGTTCAACGCTCGCGAGACGATCGGCGGCGAGGCGCTGTCGGTCTACAACCTCGACGAACCGGTCACCGACGAGCTGCGCGAGCGTCTCGAAGCCGACGAGCGCGTCATCGACACGACTTATATCGCGCTCAACGGCACGGAGTGA
- the serB gene encoding phosphoserine phosphatase SerB has protein sequence MKLVAFDFDGTLSDSEMSVLLGEQYGVAEEMATITERAMNDEIEYAESLRERVSLLEGLPVEGVEAGVENVVLRSGASDLIQELNDAGVVTAIVTGGFGRGVESVLARFETPVDAIVANQLEFEERRLTGEVSGPLVEGTKDDALRAVANNAGIDIEETIAVGDGANDLPMLRTAGFAVGYEPKPAVEPHCDAVVESMEELQELLAEHLD, from the coding sequence ATGAAACTGGTCGCGTTCGACTTCGACGGCACTCTCTCGGACTCGGAGATGAGCGTGCTGCTCGGCGAACAGTACGGCGTCGCCGAGGAGATGGCGACCATCACCGAGCGGGCGATGAACGACGAGATCGAGTACGCCGAGAGCCTGCGCGAGCGCGTCTCGTTGCTGGAGGGCCTCCCGGTCGAGGGCGTCGAGGCGGGCGTCGAGAACGTCGTGCTGCGCTCCGGGGCGAGCGATCTGATCCAGGAACTGAACGACGCCGGCGTCGTGACCGCGATCGTCACGGGCGGGTTCGGCCGCGGCGTCGAGAGCGTGCTCGCACGGTTCGAAACCCCCGTCGACGCCATCGTCGCCAACCAGCTCGAGTTCGAGGAACGACGCCTCACCGGCGAGGTCTCCGGCCCGCTCGTCGAGGGGACCAAGGACGACGCGCTCCGGGCGGTCGCGAACAACGCCGGCATCGACATCGAGGAGACGATCGCCGTCGGCGACGGCGCGAACGACCTGCCGATGCTCCGGACTGCGGGGTTCGCCGTGGGCTACGAGCCGAAACCCGCGGTCGAACCGCACTGTGACGCCGTAGTCGAATCGATGGAAGAGTTGCAGGAACTGCTCGCCGAACACCTCGACTGA
- the metX gene encoding homoserine O-acetyltransferase MetX, whose amino-acid sequence MTTRDVRSLGEFTFECGESIPELELAYETHGEFTGDNAVLVCHALTGSHHVASGGRGGDWATETDGQARAWWDDIVGPGKAIDTTEQFVVCVNVPGSCYGSSGPASTNPETGEPYGTEFPPVTVADWTRAQRRLLDDLGITTLATVVGGSVGGMNVLEWIKRYPDRVERAVPVAAAARLDAQCVALDGIARRAITTDANWAGGDYYRGTEPDDGLALARQLGHLMYLSKDSMERKFGRRAAGRDAARDDFPVDPAAGFFPYRDVESYLDYNAGTFVDRFDANSYLYLTRAMDDYDLAAGHTTDADALRAFDGEVLVMSFTGDWHFTTEQSEALAEACRTAGVDVAHHVIDSDHGHDAFLVEPENVGPPIADFLAHGTAGRAVTDTTTDTGESFAPVHASLFGD is encoded by the coding sequence ATGACGACGCGCGACGTTCGCTCCCTCGGCGAGTTCACCTTCGAGTGTGGCGAATCCATCCCGGAGCTCGAACTCGCCTACGAGACTCACGGCGAGTTCACCGGCGACAACGCGGTCCTCGTCTGTCACGCGCTTACCGGGAGCCATCACGTCGCCAGCGGTGGGAGAGGTGGCGACTGGGCGACCGAAACGGACGGCCAGGCCCGCGCGTGGTGGGACGACATCGTCGGTCCCGGCAAGGCCATCGACACTACTGAACAGTTCGTCGTCTGTGTGAACGTTCCCGGCTCCTGCTACGGATCGTCGGGACCCGCTTCGACGAACCCCGAAACCGGCGAACCCTACGGCACCGAGTTCCCGCCCGTCACGGTCGCCGACTGGACGCGCGCCCAGCGCCGCCTGCTCGACGATCTCGGGATCACGACGCTCGCGACGGTCGTCGGGGGGAGCGTCGGCGGAATGAACGTGCTCGAATGGATCAAGCGCTATCCCGACCGCGTCGAGCGTGCGGTTCCCGTGGCTGCGGCCGCCCGCCTCGACGCCCAGTGCGTCGCGCTCGACGGCATCGCCCGCCGCGCGATCACGACCGACGCGAACTGGGCGGGCGGCGACTACTATCGAGGGACCGAGCCTGACGACGGCCTGGCGCTCGCACGCCAGCTCGGCCACCTGATGTATCTCTCGAAGGACTCGATGGAGCGGAAGTTCGGCCGCCGGGCCGCTGGCCGCGACGCTGCCCGCGACGACTTCCCCGTTGACCCCGCAGCGGGATTTTTCCCCTATCGCGATGTCGAGTCGTATCTCGACTACAACGCCGGCACGTTCGTCGATCGTTTCGACGCGAACAGCTATCTCTATCTCACGCGCGCGATGGACGACTACGACCTCGCCGCCGGTCACACCACCGATGCGGACGCGCTCCGGGCCTTCGACGGCGAGGTGCTCGTGATGAGCTTCACCGGTGACTGGCACTTCACGACCGAGCAGTCCGAGGCGCTCGCCGAGGCGTGCCGCACGGCGGGCGTCGACGTCGCCCACCACGTTATCGACTCCGATCACGGCCACGACGCCTTCCTGGTCGAACCGGAGAACGTCGGCCCGCCGATCGCCGACTTCCTCGCTCACGGCACCGCCGGCCGCGCCGTGACCGACACCACTACCGACACGGGCGAGTCGTTCGCGCCCGTCCACGCCAGCCTGTTCGGCGACTGA
- a CDS encoding O-acetylhomoserine aminocarboxypropyltransferase/cysteine synthase family protein, whose product MTDAAGRGFGTRCVHAGQTADAATGARAPPLYQTTSYAFEDADRAADLYALDAEGDVYSRISNPTVRTLENRLADLENGTDALCTASGMAALDAATLVLAGTGDNVVSAASIYGGTHTYLSDTAARRGIKARFVDTLDPAAYADAIDENTAYVHCETIGNPSLVTPEIGEVADVAHDHGVPLLVDNTFATPALCRPLDHGADLVWESTTKWLHGAGTTIGGALVDGGSFPWADHPEKYPEIGGANPAFHGLNFAEQFGERAFTAAARQRGLRSLGASQSPFDAWLTLQGLETLHLRMERHAENALQVAEYLDDNDSVAWVAYPGLEEHETHANAREYLDGGFGGMIAFGLDGGYEAGKRLCEDVELASFLANVGDAKTLVIHPASTTHAQLSEADQRASGVTPDLVRLSVGIETAQDIVADLEAAIE is encoded by the coding sequence ATGACCGACGCAGCAGGGCGCGGGTTCGGTACGCGCTGCGTCCACGCCGGCCAGACGGCGGACGCGGCGACCGGTGCCCGTGCACCGCCGCTCTATCAGACGACCTCCTACGCCTTCGAGGACGCCGATCGCGCCGCGGATCTCTACGCGCTCGACGCCGAGGGCGATGTTTATTCACGGATCTCGAACCCTACGGTCCGAACCCTCGAAAATCGCCTGGCGGATCTCGAAAACGGCACCGATGCGCTCTGTACTGCATCGGGAATGGCCGCCCTCGACGCCGCGACGCTCGTCCTCGCCGGGACCGGCGACAACGTGGTGAGCGCCGCCTCCATCTACGGCGGTACGCACACCTACCTCAGCGATACCGCCGCCCGGCGCGGCATCAAGGCGCGGTTCGTCGACACGCTCGATCCCGCAGCCTACGCCGACGCGATCGACGAGAACACGGCGTACGTCCATTGCGAGACGATCGGTAACCCCTCGCTCGTCACGCCGGAGATCGGGGAAGTTGCCGACGTGGCCCACGATCACGGTGTGCCCTTGCTGGTGGACAACACGTTCGCCACACCCGCACTCTGTCGCCCGCTCGATCATGGCGCGGATCTCGTCTGGGAGTCGACGACGAAGTGGCTCCACGGCGCGGGCACGACGATCGGCGGCGCGCTCGTCGACGGCGGCTCGTTCCCCTGGGCCGACCATCCCGAGAAATACCCCGAGATCGGCGGCGCGAACCCCGCTTTCCACGGGCTGAACTTCGCCGAGCAGTTCGGCGAGCGCGCGTTCACTGCCGCCGCCCGCCAGCGCGGCCTCCGCAGCCTCGGCGCGAGCCAGTCGCCGTTCGACGCCTGGCTCACCCTCCAGGGGCTCGAAACCCTCCATCTCAGGATGGAGCGCCACGCCGAGAACGCACTTCAGGTGGCCGAGTATCTCGACGACAACGACTCGGTCGCGTGGGTCGCCTATCCGGGACTCGAAGAGCACGAAACACACGCGAACGCCCGCGAGTATCTCGACGGCGGGTTCGGCGGCATGATCGCGTTCGGCCTCGATGGTGGATACGAGGCGGGCAAGCGCCTCTGCGAGGACGTCGAACTCGCCAGTTTCCTGGCGAACGTCGGCGACGCGAAGACCCTCGTGATCCACCCGGCGAGCACGACCCATGCCCAACTCTCGGAGGCCGACCAGCGCGCCTCGGGCGTCACACCCGATCTCGTGCGGCTCTCGGTCGGTATCGAAACCGCCCAGGACATCGTCGCCGATCTGGAGGCGGCGATCGAATGA
- a CDS encoding pyridoxal-phosphate-dependent aminotransferase family protein produces MSDDFLLLNPGPVPITDAVREAMDAPMVSHRSAEFEAVYERAQDGLEYVFEHSTPQEEATSDGGTGLVLNGTATMGMEAAVANLTDTESEVVALVNGKFGRRFERIAERYARVTPVEVTWGEAFDLETVAEHVTDDTDLVTMVHNETSTGILNPVAEVGEIAGENDARFVVDGVTSIGGDVFRIDDWNVDIAITDSQKALAAPPGISALYVTDRAVEHLDGERAPFYADLEWHLRKAADHQTPFTSAVPLFRALAVAVEQIEAEGMDTRIGRHRRQAAAFRAGFAAMGLDGFPTLDDASERSNTVTAIALPESVRENPKEFFDAVAERNVSVSGGQAHLDGEIFRVSNMGQLADEQVLRGVETVGEALVDVGYDADPAAGRDAARTEL; encoded by the coding sequence ATGAGCGACGACTTTCTCCTGCTGAACCCCGGGCCGGTGCCGATCACCGATGCGGTCCGCGAGGCGATGGACGCACCGATGGTCTCGCACCGCTCGGCAGAGTTCGAGGCGGTCTACGAGCGCGCCCAGGACGGACTGGAGTACGTCTTCGAGCACTCGACACCACAGGAAGAGGCGACCAGCGACGGCGGCACCGGTCTGGTTCTCAACGGGACGGCGACGATGGGGATGGAGGCCGCCGTCGCCAACCTCACGGACACCGAGAGCGAGGTCGTCGCGCTCGTCAACGGGAAGTTCGGCCGGCGGTTCGAGCGCATTGCCGAGCGCTACGCCCGCGTGACCCCGGTCGAGGTCACGTGGGGCGAGGCGTTCGATCTCGAGACGGTCGCCGAGCACGTCACCGACGACACCGACCTCGTGACGATGGTCCACAACGAGACCAGCACCGGTATCCTGAACCCCGTCGCCGAGGTCGGCGAGATAGCAGGGGAAAACGACGCCCGGTTCGTCGTCGACGGCGTCACCTCGATCGGCGGCGACGTCTTCCGGATCGACGACTGGAACGTCGACATCGCCATCACGGACTCGCAGAAGGCGCTCGCCGCGCCACCGGGGATCAGCGCGCTGTACGTGACCGACCGCGCGGTCGAACACCTGGATGGCGAGCGCGCACCCTTCTACGCCGACCTGGAGTGGCATCTCCGCAAGGCCGCCGACCACCAGACGCCGTTCACGAGCGCCGTCCCGCTGTTCCGCGCGCTCGCGGTCGCCGTCGAGCAAATCGAAGCTGAGGGAATGGACACCCGCATCGGCCGCCACCGCCGGCAGGCTGCCGCCTTCCGCGCCGGCTTCGCTGCGATGGGTCTCGACGGCTTCCCAACGCTCGACGACGCTAGCGAGCGCTCGAACACCGTCACGGCGATCGCGCTGCCCGAATCCGTGCGCGAAAATCCTAAGGAGTTCTTCGACGCCGTCGCCGAGCGCAACGTCTCGGTCAGCGGCGGTCAGGCCCATCTCGACGGGGAGATCTTCCGGGTGAGCAATATGGGCCAGCTCGCCGACGAGCAGGTACTCCGCGGTGTCGAGACGGTCGGCGAAGCGCTCGTCGACGTCGGCTACGACGCCGATCCCGCGGCGGGCCGCGATGCCGCGCGCACCGAACTCTGA